Proteins from a single region of Hymenobacter aquaticus:
- a CDS encoding FKBP-type peptidyl-prolyl cis-trans isomerase — MLQLISFRRPARQLLVAALGALSLLAACQKDDEKDYTQIDEGIIKQYVADNKLTDAQRQSSGLYFVPTTTTTGVQPKRGQTVSVKYTGYLLNGTIFDASARHNYGAPFQFELGKGQVIKGWDEGIGLMTKGSKAMLLVPSALGYGSQAAGPIPANSVTRFDVELVDVQ; from the coding sequence TTTCTTTCCGCCGCCCCGCCCGCCAGCTTCTGGTGGCCGCCCTGGGCGCGCTCAGCCTGCTTGCCGCCTGCCAGAAGGACGACGAGAAGGACTACACTCAAATCGACGAGGGAATCATCAAGCAGTACGTGGCCGACAACAAGCTGACCGACGCGCAGCGCCAGTCCTCCGGCCTGTACTTTGTTCCGACCACCACCACGACCGGCGTGCAACCGAAGAGGGGGCAAACTGTCTCCGTAAAATACACGGGCTACCTGCTCAACGGAACCATCTTCGATGCCTCCGCCCGGCACAACTACGGCGCGCCTTTCCAGTTTGAGCTGGGCAAGGGCCAGGTAATCAAAGGCTGGGACGAAGGCATCGGGCTGATGACCAAGGGCAGCAAAGCCATGCTGCTGGTACCCTCGGCCCTGGGCTACGGCTCGCAGGCCGCCGGCCCCATTCCGGCCAACAGCGTGACCCGCTTCGACGTGGAGCTGGTAGACGTGCAATAA
- a CDS encoding FKBP-type peptidyl-prolyl cis-trans isomerase, with the protein MKNLLSHSLVTRLTVLLLAVAPVFSACNTETDAVKQAREHEEEYKKIDDALIQDYFTRHGITSSNYQRTDEGLYIINVKEGAGNLIVKGNTVQVKYIGKYIKKEYEDVVFDKSYGNRTICECTEVIVGSNNVIQGWEKVLLRMKPGDQKRVFIPSYLAYGQYGKNPIPGDEPLQFDMEIANVK; encoded by the coding sequence ATGAAAAATTTACTGTCGCACTCGCTCGTTACGCGGCTGACTGTTCTGCTCCTGGCAGTAGCGCCCGTATTTTCGGCCTGCAACACGGAAACCGACGCCGTAAAACAAGCCCGGGAGCACGAAGAAGAGTACAAAAAGATTGATGACGCCCTGATTCAGGACTACTTCACGCGGCACGGCATCACCAGCAGCAACTACCAGCGCACCGACGAGGGCCTCTACATCATCAACGTGAAGGAAGGCGCCGGCAACCTCATCGTGAAAGGCAACACGGTGCAGGTGAAGTACATCGGCAAGTACATTAAGAAGGAATACGAGGACGTGGTATTCGACAAATCCTACGGCAACCGCACCATCTGCGAGTGCACCGAGGTCATCGTGGGCAGCAACAACGTTATCCAGGGTTGGGAAAAAGTGTTGCTCCGCATGAAGCCCGGCGACCAGAAGCGCGTGTTTATTCCCTCCTACCTGGCCTACGGGCAGTACGGCAAGAACCCGATTCCCGGCGACGAGCCCCTGCAGTTCGACATGGAAATTGCCAACGTCAAGTAA
- a CDS encoding FKBP-type peptidyl-prolyl cis-trans isomerase has product MTLTRVRHLFLYLLVLLSGPLAGHAQQRPAVADTALQQKTASGVRYTIRQLGTGAKAQTGDRMLVHYTGFLPDGHIFDSSVAQGRPLRLKVGTGDVIPGWDEILPLLPAGSRARVWIPAALAYGSTGVRNPDDDTQFTVPPDTNLIFELEVVKVR; this is encoded by the coding sequence ATGACCCTAACGCGCGTCCGGCACCTGTTTCTGTACCTGCTGGTGCTGCTGAGCGGCCCGCTGGCCGGGCACGCGCAGCAGCGGCCGGCCGTGGCCGATACTGCGCTGCAGCAGAAAACGGCCAGTGGCGTGCGCTACACCATCCGGCAGCTGGGCACCGGTGCCAAAGCCCAAACCGGCGACCGGATGCTGGTGCACTACACGGGCTTTCTGCCCGACGGCCACATCTTCGACTCGTCGGTGGCGCAGGGCCGGCCGCTGCGCCTGAAGGTGGGCACCGGCGACGTTATTCCGGGTTGGGATGAGATACTGCCGCTGCTGCCCGCCGGCAGCCGGGCCCGCGTCTGGATACCGGCCGCGCTGGCCTACGGCAGCACCGGCGTCCGCAACCCCGACGACGACACCCAGTTTACCGTGCCGCCCGACACGAATCTGATTTTCGAGCTGGAGGTGGTGAAGGTCCGCTAA
- the recO gene encoding DNA repair protein RecO: MLIKTRGIVLNYIKYRETSIIARIYTERLGLQTYIINGVRKAKPPGRIALFQPFTLLDLVAYTSRQGGITRLSEYRCAVPFSTLPYDVHKSSVVLFLSEVVSRTLLEEEENEPLFEFLYDSITRFDQQKAGFENFALIFLLQFASYLGFGIESGEELTSQVAFASAAPATANATGPAALRFREFDQYFDELLHTPDQVTIPNGRVRRELLDVVVRYYQLHIEKLGEIRSLDILSEVLAE, from the coding sequence ATGCTGATCAAGACCCGGGGCATTGTCCTGAACTATATCAAGTACCGCGAAACGTCCATTATTGCCCGCATCTACACCGAGCGGCTGGGCTTGCAGACCTACATCATCAACGGAGTGCGCAAGGCCAAGCCGCCGGGGCGCATTGCCCTGTTTCAGCCCTTCACCCTGCTCGATCTGGTGGCCTATACCTCGCGGCAGGGCGGCATCACGCGCTTGTCGGAGTACCGGTGCGCGGTGCCCTTCAGCACCCTGCCCTACGACGTGCACAAGAGCAGCGTGGTGCTGTTTCTGTCGGAAGTGGTGAGCCGCACCCTGCTCGAAGAAGAGGAAAACGAGCCCCTGTTCGAGTTTCTCTACGACTCCATCACGCGTTTCGACCAGCAGAAAGCCGGCTTCGAGAACTTCGCCCTGATTTTCCTGCTGCAGTTTGCCAGCTACCTGGGCTTCGGCATCGAGTCGGGGGAGGAGCTGACCAGCCAGGTGGCGTTTGCCTCGGCAGCCCCGGCTACGGCCAACGCCACCGGCCCAGCCGCGCTGCGCTTCCGCGAGTTCGACCAGTATTTCGACGAGCTGCTGCACACCCCCGACCAGGTCACGATTCCCAACGGCCGGGTGCGCCGCGAGCTGCTCGACGTGGTGGTGCGCTACTACCAGCTGCACATCGAAAAGCTGGGCGAGATTCGCTCCCTGGATATTCTGTCGGAAGTACTGGCCGAGTAG
- the porZ gene encoding type IX secretion system anionic LPS delivery protein PorZ: MNRLLRACRWSGLVLLLFFLSGGSAALAQGTAGYGDWQLHLPNNRARALAEAGNRIYVATEDAFFFYDKELNTTQLLSRRDGLHDVGVSALGYDPTTKQVLVAYRNGNLDVLAADGSIINISDIARKPITGGKTISHISFSRGRAYLSCSFGLVVVDMAKREIRDTYGNIGPNGVPATIFATAVLDNTLFAATSMGLMRGQLTDNLLDYRRWTIDFAASSGSTPYRTLATQGKNVYAGRDGGAVLCYNCGSQPWQPIPSTYAGQYVSLSGAAAGLLIIGEQKVLLRKSDNSVTQLLTTAQVPFAQAALQSTEGAYYVADLVKGLVKTADGRQAESFMTNAPAYARAFSVLADARTNTVDIFGGGYFDRYVQQDWLGGFSEYKDGRWTSFTNDNVPPTPGLPRFKDITRGVRTPDGTLYIATYGNGLLQWQGPDNYKQFTQGTPGSPLKSAILAAPNYTRITDLATDADGNVWVVNRHPELKSTSGLHQYAPASNTWRTMPYFAGFENLDRIVIDNNGFVWASQSRKDGIGLVAYDPKDQNIRYFSTGNSELPADEIYDLAKDRKGDIWVATAKGIAYFSDPSSVFGGNSYNFQQPIIRRGISSGYRALLNEVVKTVAVDGANRKWFGTERGLWLFSEDADEGLLHFTTENSPLPSNNIVDVEVNDRTGDVFVITDAGVLSYRGSASVTEGKPDCAKVSPNPVRTDFTGQVGISGLANNGVVKITDVTGKLVYQTKANGGTVVWDLADYNGRKVQSGVYLVLSADADGKNGCVSKIAVVEK, encoded by the coding sequence ATGAATCGTTTGCTACGCGCCTGCCGGTGGTCCGGTCTTGTATTGCTCCTGTTTTTTCTGAGTGGCGGCAGTGCCGCCCTGGCCCAGGGCACGGCCGGCTACGGCGACTGGCAGCTGCACCTGCCCAACAACCGCGCCCGCGCCCTGGCCGAAGCCGGCAACCGTATTTACGTCGCCACCGAAGATGCCTTTTTCTTCTACGACAAGGAGCTGAACACCACTCAGTTGCTGTCTCGCCGCGACGGCCTGCACGATGTGGGCGTGAGTGCCCTGGGCTACGACCCTACCACCAAGCAGGTGCTGGTGGCCTACCGCAACGGCAACCTCGACGTGCTGGCCGCCGATGGCTCCATCATCAACATCAGCGACATTGCCCGCAAGCCCATTACCGGTGGCAAGACCATCAGTCACATCAGCTTTAGCCGGGGCCGGGCGTACCTGAGCTGCAGCTTCGGGCTGGTGGTGGTGGATATGGCCAAGCGCGAAATCCGGGATACGTATGGCAACATCGGCCCCAACGGCGTGCCCGCCACAATCTTTGCCACGGCCGTGCTCGACAATACCTTGTTTGCCGCTACCTCCATGGGGCTGATGCGCGGCCAGCTGACCGACAACCTGCTCGACTACCGCCGCTGGACCATTGACTTTGCCGCTTCCTCGGGCTCAACGCCCTACCGGACGCTGGCAACCCAGGGCAAAAACGTGTATGCCGGCCGTGACGGGGGCGCGGTGCTGTGCTACAACTGTGGCTCGCAGCCCTGGCAGCCTATTCCCAGCACCTACGCCGGTCAGTATGTATCCCTGAGCGGGGCCGCCGCCGGCCTGCTGATTATCGGCGAGCAAAAAGTGCTGCTGCGCAAATCCGACAACAGCGTAACCCAGCTGCTGACCACCGCCCAGGTACCGTTTGCGCAGGCGGCGCTGCAGAGCACGGAAGGAGCCTACTACGTGGCCGACCTGGTGAAGGGGCTGGTGAAAACCGCCGATGGCCGGCAGGCCGAAAGTTTCATGACCAACGCTCCGGCCTACGCCCGGGCCTTCAGCGTGCTGGCCGACGCGCGCACCAACACCGTGGACATCTTCGGCGGCGGCTACTTCGACCGGTACGTGCAGCAGGACTGGCTCGGGGGCTTCTCCGAGTACAAGGACGGGCGCTGGACCAGCTTCACCAACGACAACGTGCCGCCCACGCCGGGGCTGCCGCGCTTTAAGGACATCACCCGGGGCGTGCGCACGCCCGATGGCACGCTCTATATTGCCACCTACGGCAACGGGCTGCTGCAGTGGCAGGGCCCCGACAACTACAAGCAGTTCACCCAGGGCACGCCGGGCAGCCCGCTGAAAAGCGCCATTCTCGCCGCCCCCAACTATACCCGCATCACGGATCTGGCTACCGACGCCGACGGCAACGTCTGGGTCGTGAACCGGCACCCGGAGCTCAAAAGCACCTCGGGCCTGCACCAGTACGCGCCGGCGTCCAACACCTGGCGCACCATGCCCTACTTCGCGGGCTTCGAGAATCTGGACCGTATCGTAATCGACAACAACGGCTTTGTGTGGGCTTCCCAGTCGCGCAAAGATGGTATCGGCCTGGTGGCCTACGACCCCAAGGACCAGAACATCCGCTACTTCTCGACCGGCAACAGCGAACTGCCCGCCGACGAAATCTACGACCTGGCCAAAGACCGCAAAGGCGACATCTGGGTGGCCACGGCCAAGGGCATTGCTTACTTCAGCGACCCGAGCTCGGTGTTTGGGGGCAACAGCTACAACTTTCAGCAGCCCATCATCCGGCGCGGTATCAGCAGCGGCTACCGGGCTTTGCTGAACGAGGTGGTGAAAACCGTGGCCGTGGATGGGGCCAACCGCAAGTGGTTCGGCACCGAGCGGGGCCTGTGGCTCTTCAGCGAGGACGCCGACGAGGGCCTGCTGCACTTCACCACCGAGAACAGCCCGCTGCCCTCCAATAACATCGTCGACGTGGAAGTGAACGACCGCACGGGCGACGTGTTCGTCATTACCGACGCGGGCGTGCTCTCGTACCGCGGGTCGGCCTCGGTGACGGAAGGCAAGCCGGACTGCGCCAAAGTATCACCCAACCCGGTGCGCACCGATTTCACCGGGCAGGTGGGTATCAGCGGCTTGGCTAACAACGGCGTGGTGAAAATCACGGACGTGACGGGCAAGCTCGTGTACCAGACCAAGGCCAACGGCGGCACCGTCGTCTGGGACCTGGCCGACTACAACGGCCGCAAGGTGCAGTCGGGGGTGTACCTGGTATTATCGGCCGACGCGGATGGCAAGAACGGCTGCGTCAGCAAAATTGCCGTAGTGGAAAAATAA
- a CDS encoding thymidine kinase: MFIEPRVGTSRDTPRRGWIEVVCGSMFSGKTEELIRRLNRAKIARQRVEIFKPALDTRYHEHDVVSHNSNSIRSTPVALAQEMLLLAGSCDVVGVDEAQFFDESLVEVCTQLANRGTRVIVAGLDMDFMGKPFGPMPTLMAIAEFVTKVHAVCVCCGELATYSFRIAASDDKILLGETDSYEARCRACFQEGMKEKSTEPTAAATKH, from the coding sequence GTGTTCATCGAACCCCGCGTCGGCACCAGCCGCGACACGCCCCGCCGGGGCTGGATTGAAGTTGTTTGCGGCTCCATGTTTTCGGGCAAAACTGAGGAGCTGATCCGGCGCCTGAACCGGGCCAAAATTGCCCGCCAGCGGGTGGAAATCTTCAAGCCCGCCCTCGACACGCGCTACCACGAGCACGACGTGGTGTCGCACAATTCCAACAGCATCCGCTCGACGCCCGTGGCTCTGGCCCAGGAAATGCTGCTGCTGGCCGGCTCCTGCGACGTGGTGGGCGTCGATGAGGCGCAGTTTTTCGACGAGTCGTTGGTGGAAGTGTGCACCCAGCTGGCCAACCGCGGCACCCGCGTCATCGTGGCCGGCCTCGACATGGACTTTATGGGCAAGCCCTTCGGCCCCATGCCCACGCTGATGGCCATTGCCGAGTTCGTGACCAAAGTGCACGCCGTGTGCGTGTGCTGCGGCGAGCTGGCCACCTATTCTTTCCGCATTGCCGCCTCCGACGACAAGATTCTGCTGGGCGAAACCGACTCGTACGAAGCCCGCTGCCGGGCCTGCTTTCAGGAAGGCATGAAGGAAAAAAGCACCGAGCCCACGGCCGCGGCCACCAAGCACTAA
- a CDS encoding 2Fe-2S iron-sulfur cluster-binding protein: protein MPTLTVQNLPGGVVSVPAGATLLSALQAAGHDWMHACGAKGRCTTCRLEVVEGLELLTPPTDAELRYRAAGRLLPHERLTCQTRLAEGLVTGRVPEATKLPHVTYDEGRR, encoded by the coding sequence ATGCCCACTCTAACCGTGCAAAACCTGCCTGGCGGCGTAGTTTCCGTGCCCGCCGGCGCTACTCTTCTCTCGGCCCTGCAAGCCGCCGGCCACGACTGGATGCACGCCTGCGGGGCGAAAGGCCGCTGCACGACCTGCCGCCTGGAAGTGGTAGAGGGCCTGGAGCTGCTAACGCCGCCCACCGATGCCGAGCTGCGCTACCGCGCGGCCGGCCGCCTGCTGCCCCACGAGCGGCTCACCTGCCAGACGCGCCTGGCGGAGGGCCTGGTGACGGGCCGCGTGCCGGAAGCCACCAAGCTGCCCCACGTAACGTACGACGAAGGCCGCCGGTAG
- the rodA gene encoding rod shape-determining protein RodA, giving the protein MALPARYSRSIDWVTVLIYALMVGLGWLAVYAASYSPDVPTNGSLFGNLSFQQLMAFDWFKQILWIGTAVVLIVVLVVIDYKAYDTFAFVLYGGMILLLIITPFIARPIGGSRSWLELGPMRIQPAEFAKFITALAVSRYMASINLRQQNFRDQAVLAGLTLLPPVLILAANETGQALVFAAFLLAYFREGMSPLILVILAAAAIILILALLVPKLWLVGAFTVILGAVLAFNSKVLRHHLPVSVAVWAVVVGMVFGVDFFFNNVLQPHQRKRIEVLINPSADPLGVGWNVTQSKIAIGSGGFAGKGFLQGTQTKFDFVPAQSTDFIFCTIGEEWGWLGTAVVIVLFMALLGRVLYVAERQKSVFGRTYGYCVASILFFHFAINIGMTIGLAPVVGIPLPLFSYGGSSLWSFTTLLFILLAIDAYRKQDLVR; this is encoded by the coding sequence ATGGCCTTACCCGCCCGCTATAGCCGCAGCATCGACTGGGTTACCGTGCTTATCTACGCCCTGATGGTGGGCCTGGGCTGGCTCGCGGTGTATGCGGCCAGCTACTCGCCCGATGTGCCCACCAATGGCAGCCTGTTTGGTAATCTGAGCTTCCAGCAGCTCATGGCTTTCGACTGGTTCAAGCAAATCCTGTGGATTGGTACCGCCGTGGTGCTCATCGTGGTGCTCGTCGTTATCGACTACAAGGCCTACGACACGTTTGCCTTCGTGCTCTACGGCGGCATGATCCTGCTGCTCATCATCACGCCGTTTATTGCCCGGCCCATCGGCGGGTCGCGCTCCTGGCTTGAGCTGGGGCCGATGCGAATCCAGCCGGCCGAGTTTGCCAAGTTTATTACCGCCCTGGCCGTATCGCGCTACATGGCCAGCATCAACCTGCGCCAGCAGAACTTCCGCGACCAGGCCGTGCTGGCCGGCCTCACGCTGCTGCCGCCGGTGCTGATTCTGGCTGCCAACGAAACCGGGCAGGCCCTGGTGTTTGCGGCCTTCCTGCTGGCCTATTTCCGCGAGGGAATGTCGCCGCTGATACTGGTGATTCTGGCCGCCGCCGCCATCATTCTGATTCTGGCGCTGCTGGTGCCCAAGCTGTGGCTGGTGGGGGCGTTTACCGTCATTCTGGGGGCGGTGCTGGCCTTCAATAGCAAAGTGCTGCGCCACCACTTGCCGGTTTCGGTAGCGGTGTGGGCGGTGGTGGTGGGCATGGTGTTCGGGGTGGATTTTTTCTTCAACAACGTGCTGCAGCCCCACCAGCGCAAGCGCATCGAGGTGCTCATCAACCCCTCAGCCGACCCGCTGGGCGTGGGCTGGAACGTGACGCAGAGCAAGATTGCCATTGGCTCGGGCGGCTTTGCCGGTAAAGGCTTTTTGCAGGGCACCCAAACCAAGTTCGACTTTGTGCCGGCCCAAAGCACCGACTTCATTTTCTGTACCATCGGCGAAGAATGGGGCTGGTTGGGTACTGCGGTGGTCATTGTGCTGTTCATGGCGCTGCTGGGCCGGGTGCTCTACGTGGCCGAGCGCCAGAAATCGGTGTTTGGGCGCACCTACGGCTACTGCGTGGCCAGCATTCTGTTCTTCCACTTCGCCATCAACATCGGCATGACCATCGGGCTGGCCCCGGTGGTGGGCATTCCGCTGCCGCTGTTCAGCTACGGCGGCTCCTCGCTGTGGTCGTTTACCACCCTGCTGTTTATCTTGCTGGCCATTGATGCCTACCGCAAGCAGGATCTGGTGCGGTAA
- the mrdA gene encoding penicillin-binding protein 2: MQYLEGRKYVVQALFLVVALVFGARLFYIQVLDGSYKLAADRNTLQRIVQVPYRGLIYDRNGQLLVQNTPVYDLMVVPREVKQLDTLRFCELLQLPIEEVREGLRTARAYSRVKASPLVQNLSTPELATIQDNLIDFPGFSIKARMARSYKTENMAHALGYVGAITPAFLEKPKYAKYLPGDNLGITGLESFYESVLMGRRGVQYRMVNVRGIEKGSFRNGEFDTLSVAGQDLHTSIDIELQKYGEKLMQGKRGSIVALDPKTGEILALVSAPMYEPSILTGKGMGNRYMELLNNPERPLFNRPLMATYPPGSVFKMVNELVALQMGVVTPDTPFDCNWKLVRCTHRHEAPRNVTIAIKNSCNPYFYQVMRASVLRGRSTNRFEDARLGLGEWRRQVMSFGLGEKLGVDMASEKKGLIPSPEFYDKAYGYHRWGYKTVYSLSIGQGEIGITGLQMANIMATIANRGYYYTPHFVRGIGQGGPRPEYLQRHVTSVDPKYFETVIPGMQAVVDGRGGTGSFASLAQFGISVAGKTGTVQNPHGEDHATFAAFAPAEDPKIAIAVFIENAGFGGTSAAPLASLMIEKYLRGKVVRTNWETWLQGSADKFIKRR; this comes from the coding sequence TTGCAATACCTCGAAGGCCGCAAATACGTCGTTCAGGCCTTATTCCTGGTCGTGGCGCTGGTATTTGGGGCCCGACTCTTTTACATTCAGGTGCTCGATGGCAGCTACAAGCTGGCCGCCGACCGCAACACGCTGCAGCGCATCGTGCAGGTGCCTTACCGCGGCCTGATTTATGACCGCAACGGGCAGCTGCTGGTGCAGAATACACCCGTGTATGACCTGATGGTGGTGCCGCGCGAGGTCAAGCAGCTCGATACGCTGCGGTTCTGTGAGCTGCTGCAGCTGCCCATCGAGGAAGTGCGCGAAGGGCTACGGACCGCCCGCGCCTACTCCCGCGTCAAGGCCTCGCCGCTGGTGCAGAACCTGAGCACGCCCGAGCTGGCCACGATTCAGGACAACCTCATCGACTTTCCCGGCTTCAGCATCAAGGCCCGGATGGCGCGCTCCTACAAAACCGAAAACATGGCCCACGCCCTGGGCTACGTGGGCGCCATTACGCCGGCCTTCCTGGAAAAGCCCAAATACGCCAAGTACCTGCCCGGCGACAACCTGGGCATCACCGGCCTGGAGTCGTTCTACGAGTCGGTGCTGATGGGGCGGCGCGGCGTGCAATACCGCATGGTGAACGTGCGCGGCATCGAGAAAGGCTCGTTCCGCAACGGGGAGTTCGACACGCTGTCGGTGGCGGGGCAGGATTTGCACACCAGCATCGACATTGAGCTGCAGAAGTACGGCGAGAAGCTGATGCAGGGCAAGCGCGGCTCCATCGTGGCCCTCGACCCCAAAACCGGGGAAATCCTGGCGCTGGTGTCGGCGCCCATGTACGAGCCTTCCATCCTGACCGGTAAGGGCATGGGCAACCGCTACATGGAGCTGCTCAACAACCCCGAGCGGCCCCTGTTCAACCGCCCCCTGATGGCCACGTATCCGCCCGGCTCGGTATTCAAGATGGTGAACGAGCTGGTGGCCCTGCAAATGGGCGTCGTGACGCCCGACACGCCCTTCGACTGCAACTGGAAGCTGGTGCGCTGCACCCACCGCCACGAGGCGCCCCGCAACGTGACCATTGCCATCAAGAACAGCTGTAACCCGTATTTCTACCAGGTGATGCGGGCCAGCGTGCTGCGGGGCCGCTCCACCAACCGCTTCGAGGACGCCCGCCTGGGGTTGGGCGAGTGGCGGCGGCAGGTGATGTCGTTCGGGCTCGGTGAAAAGCTGGGCGTGGATATGGCCAGCGAGAAAAAGGGCCTGATTCCGTCGCCCGAGTTCTACGACAAGGCCTACGGCTACCACCGCTGGGGCTACAAAACGGTGTACTCGCTCAGCATCGGGCAGGGCGAAATCGGCATTACCGGCCTGCAGATGGCCAACATCATGGCCACCATTGCCAACCGCGGCTACTACTACACCCCGCATTTCGTGCGCGGCATCGGGCAGGGCGGCCCCCGCCCCGAGTATTTGCAGCGCCACGTCACCAGCGTCGACCCGAAGTACTTCGAAACGGTGATTCCGGGCATGCAGGCCGTGGTGGATGGGCGCGGGGGCACGGGCAGCTTCGCCAGCCTGGCGCAGTTCGGCATTTCGGTGGCGGGCAAAACCGGCACCGTGCAAAACCCCCACGGCGAAGACCACGCCACGTTTGCCGCCTTTGCCCCGGCCGAAGACCCCAAGATTGCCATTGCCGTGTTTATCGAAAACGCGGGCTTCGGCGGCACCTCGGCCGCGCCCCTGGCCTCGCTCATGATTGAGAAATACCTGCGCGGCAAAGTGGTGCGCACCAACTGGGAAACCTGGCTGCAGGGCAGCGCCGACAAATTCATCAAACGCCGTTAA
- a CDS encoding carboxypeptidase-like regulatory domain-containing protein, with product MRNFTSSLLTFALLLSFQTFAQSSDTQQRLALAEESSGHAATPVTPMRLACTPLVGLVTDAEGQPLIGATLLVKGTQNAYITDNEGRFQLTAPVYQKQVLAVEAAGYTTRLVPLNDCKLPTLVLERDPNSKIKRAGKRAGQVTRRGDAYMQ from the coding sequence ATGCGCAACTTTACTTCCTCCCTGCTCACTTTCGCTCTGCTGCTCAGCTTCCAGACGTTTGCCCAGTCTTCCGACACGCAACAGCGCCTGGCCCTGGCCGAGGAAAGCAGCGGCCATGCCGCCACGCCCGTAACGCCCATGCGCCTGGCCTGCACGCCGTTGGTGGGCTTAGTAACGGACGCCGAAGGCCAGCCCCTGATTGGCGCAACCTTGCTGGTAAAAGGCACCCAAAACGCCTACATCACTGATAATGAGGGCCGTTTTCAGCTTACCGCCCCGGTGTACCAGAAACAGGTGCTAGCGGTAGAAGCAGCCGGTTATACCACCCGCCTGGTGCCGCTCAACGATTGCAAGCTGCCTACGCTGGTGCTGGAGCGCGACCCCAACTCCAAGATCAAGCGGGCTGGCAAGCGGGCTGGCCAGGTCACGCGGCGCGGCGACGCCTACATGCAATAG
- a CDS encoding cytochrome c, whose product MSLLSFASACTYSKGTEPSPCNDPTPVTYAKTISPIFDASCRKCHGADVYVTLGGGNDYSTYEGIKRQSSRLLLGSVQHEAGFAPMPKGEAKLSACDIEHIKTWIEAGQPNN is encoded by the coding sequence TTGTCCTTGCTGTCTTTTGCCTCGGCCTGCACCTACTCGAAGGGTACTGAGCCCAGCCCCTGCAACGACCCGACGCCCGTTACCTACGCCAAGACGATATCACCCATTTTCGACGCTAGCTGCCGCAAGTGCCACGGCGCCGACGTGTACGTGACGCTGGGTGGCGGCAACGATTACAGCACCTACGAAGGCATCAAGCGCCAATCGAGCCGGCTGCTGCTAGGCTCGGTGCAGCACGAGGCTGGCTTCGCCCCCATGCCCAAAGGCGAAGCCAAGCTCTCGGCCTGCGACATAGAGCACATCAAAACCTGGATTGAGGCGGGCCAGCCCAACAACTAG
- a CDS encoding YceI family protein yields the protein MTKTGRVTFFSTSILEDIEARNTATAAVLDLAGGQLAFSVPVQEFVFKRTLMQEHFNENYMESNKYPKATFSGHFIGLDVAALNDPGTHSVKVEGDLTIHGVTHHLTVPATLELKNNQLAAFALFSVAPADYNIEIPLLVRENIAKIVSIRVGLTCDPVGGAAAPVTRSTSPN from the coding sequence ATGACCAAAACGGGTCGCGTTACCTTTTTTTCCACCTCTATTCTGGAGGATATCGAAGCCCGCAATACGGCCACGGCGGCGGTGCTCGACCTGGCCGGCGGCCAACTGGCGTTCAGCGTGCCCGTTCAGGAGTTTGTGTTTAAGCGCACCCTGATGCAGGAGCACTTCAACGAGAACTACATGGAGTCGAACAAGTACCCGAAGGCCACGTTCTCCGGGCATTTCATCGGCCTGGACGTGGCGGCGCTAAACGACCCCGGCACGCACAGCGTCAAGGTGGAAGGCGACCTGACGATTCACGGCGTGACCCACCACCTGACGGTGCCGGCCACGCTGGAGCTGAAAAACAACCAGCTGGCCGCTTTTGCCTTGTTCAGCGTGGCCCCGGCCGATTACAACATTGAGATTCCGCTGCTGGTGCGCGAGAACATCGCCAAAATCGTGAGCATCCGCGTGGGCCTGACCTGCGACCCGGTCGGTGGCGCGGCGGCCCCCGTTACGCGCTCTACTTCCCCTAACTAA